In Cucurbita pepo subsp. pepo cultivar mu-cu-16 chromosome LG04, ASM280686v2, whole genome shotgun sequence, the following are encoded in one genomic region:
- the LOC111793622 gene encoding chlorophyll a-b binding protein CP24 10A, chloroplastic-like has product MAATAATSGALLNGLGSPFLHGGSRTQILLAGARGGVNVVSSRKLVIVAAAQPKKSWIPAVKGGGNFIDPEWLDGSLPGDYGFDPLGLGKDPAFLKWYREAELIHGRWAMAAVVGIFIGQAWSGIPWFEAGADPSAIAPFSFGSLLGTQLLLMGWVESKRWVDFFNPESQSVEWATPWSRTAENFANATGEQGYPGGKFFDPLGFAGTLKDGVYIPDTEKLERLKLAEIKHARIAMLAMLIFYFEAGQGKTPLGALGL; this is encoded by the exons ATGGCTGCAACGGCTGCAACTTCTGGTGCTCTGCTTAATGGGTTAGGCTCACCCTTCCTCCATGGAGGTAGCAGAACCCAAATCTTGCTGGCCGGTGCCAGAGGCGGTGTCAATGTTGTCAGCTCTCGCAAGCTTGTCATCGTTGCTGCTGCTCAGCCCAAGAAGTCTTGGATCCCCGCTGTTAAGGGTGGCGGCAACTTCATCGACCCGGAATGGCTCGATGGCTC ACTACCAGGCGATTACGGCTTCGACCCACTGGGGTTGGGGAAGGATCCAGCATTTCTGAAATGGTACAGAGAAGCAGAGCTAATCCACGGACGGTGGGCAATGGCAGCAGTGGTCGGAATCTTCATCGGCCAGGCCTGGAGCGGGATCCCATGGTTCGAAGCCGGAGCCGATCCGTCCGCAATCGCTCCATTCTCCTTCGGATCACTGCTCGGAACCCAGCTTCTACTAATGGGATGGGTCGAGAGCAAACGATGGGTAGATTTCTTCAACCCAGAGTCTCAATCCGTGGAATGGGCAACGCCATGGTCGAGGACCGCAGAGAACTTCGCAAACGCAACGGGAGAACAGGGGTACCCAGGAGGGAAATTCTTCGATCCATTGGGATTTGCAGGAACTCTTAAGGATGGAGTTTATATTCCAGACACGGAGAAATTGGAGAGATTGAAGCTGGCGGAGATCAAGCATGCGAGAATCGCCATGTTAGCTATGCTCATCTTCTACTTCGAAGCTGGACA